In Carassius auratus strain Wakin linkage group LG30F, ASM336829v1, whole genome shotgun sequence, the DNA window ggagatatactacaaatcacaggagtgcctttactgacaagatgcacatgaaaatcgcattcaatgttttgcacagccctaaagaGGGATCATACAAATGCATGTTATAGTTGAATTAGTGACCTGAATAAATATTTCAGATAAAACATCTTTACACATAGTCCACAAGTGGACCACAAATGATCCACAGATGTGTTTTTCTGCTTAGTAATAGtttttttccagcatttttgtgtatttgaaccctttccaacaatgactgtatgattttgagattcaTCTTTTTACACAGAGGACAACCTATGTACTCATATGCAACTATTGCAGAAGGTTTAAATGCTCACttatgctccagaaggaaaaaccaTGCATTAAGTGCCAAATTATTTGGATTTACTGTGATTGACagactttttaaaagaaatgcaaacaCTTGTGTAATaccaataaaataaagatatgttGTTTGAAGTACCTTATCTGGTTGGAGGCAGCAGGAAACACAGTACTCATAGACGCTACAACAGCCATTGGCCAGACAGCTTTTACAGACATACTGGCTTGAGCTGGGAGCATTAACGTTACAACATCCATTCACCAGCAAATCGTTCCTCTCACACACATAACCTGGAGAGAAAGAAAAGTGAACACTTTTTACATCGGGGAATGCACAAAAACTCAGGGACCTGTTAACAGTTGCACATTAAAGCATATTTTGCTTACATAACTAATAGAGGAAATACAGCTAAAGTACACATTTACATTCTTATTCTAATTTTATTACACGCTTCAATGAAAATACATAAAAGGCGATTTATCATTTATCTTTAAAAAccaactttgattaacttttttgatccacttcaaatgttgtctactgtatattgtatatacatataacagtataaatatataacagTTTATCCCAATCACTTACCCAGTTCATCCGTGAGAAGGCTCTTTCCCTGAATGGAGTTTCTGCACTGAGAGATCTGCCTGCTGCTGTTGCCCAGGAGGAACTTGACCTTCCACTGGATGTGATGATCCGAGTCCTTCACCTCCAGGAGGGTCCGATCACGGACGGTTCGCTCCTCCTGTACACAGTACGTCACAAACACAAATATCATTCCTTTGCCATTATATGCTTCATTACCTCTCAGGAGTGGTGTTGAGCTGAGCAAGAAACCATTGCGGGTCAAGCTAGTTCAGGAGCTTGGTGAGTGATTGATTACTGTTTTATTGGTATCATCATTCCGATTAGAACAATGTCAGGGAATAGAAgactttaaaaacaacaaaaaattaaacgGTTAAATTTAGTTTTCATACAGGATATATTAAACTGTCAAAAGTTTAATATTTCCTGtacaaaactgtaataatttgaatgaTTTTGAATGATGCCACGTCTCTtaggctcaccaaggctgcatttatttgatcacagatACAATAATATGGTACAATTGTGgaatattgtcattttaaataactCTTCTCTttttgaatacattgtaaaatggaaaagttaaatgttcagcatcattactccagtcgtcagtgtcacataatccttcagaaaccattctaatatgctgatctgctgttcaagaaacatttgaagtgaagtgaagtgacatacggccaagtatggtgacccatacttttAACCCATCAaaggtgcgcacacacacagcagtgaacacacacacaccgtgaacacacacggagcagtgggcagccttttatgctgcggcgcccggggagcagttgggggttcagtgccttgctcaagggcacctaagtcgtggtattgagggtgtagagagcactgtacatgcactccccccacccacaattcctgccagcccaagactcgaactcacaacccttcgattacgagtccaactctctaaccattaggccacgacttccctaataataatttattattattattaacattactaGCAGTGCTGAATTATTGTTTTACTTGCTTCTTACGGAAACCATGATACTTACATGATAaccaaccattaaaaaaatgaatcctTCTATTCAGAAAGTGAATGCTAAATTGATggaaaatgacagtaaaaacatttataatgttacaaaagattgcaAACAAATGATGTTTTTCCAAACATTCTATTCGTCGAATAATCCTGAAAAACAGAAacctaataaaagtaaaataaaataaatacataaataaagcaaaaGCTGTTTAGTAATAaaaagaatatttttaaataatttatcatcCATAATAactaaacagcaaatcagcatattagaatgatttctgaaggatcatgtgacactgaagactggagtaatgatgctgaaaattcagctttgcatcagaggaaaaaataacattgtaatatatatatatatatatatatatccctagtGGGGGCACAGCAACATCAACAGCATCACTGCAAACCTGTTTGAGGGTGCTGGAGAGAAAGTAGATGAGCGACAATCCGAACACGACCCCCAGAACCCAGCGCTTGCGCAAGAGTCGGCGGAACACCATGGAGGCGTTCTTCTGGATGTGCACCAGGTCCAGGTAGTTAGATGCGATGGAGCTAAATAAACAGCACTGCTGATCTCAGACAGAGAGATCCAGCCTATTCACTCAACACAGCATCTCTTGCATCACCTGCACTCACTGTCAAAGGCATCGATCGACTGATCGGAGAATACGATATGACACCGTTATTCGACACAGGCCGCCGATAGAGATCGATTGCCGTCGTTTGTTGTAAAACAGTgagttttataaacatttaaccCATTTTATGCATGAAATGCTCAGAATGAAGATTATACATTGATGTGTCTCATACTGACAGATAGagctgcaaaacaaacaaaaccagtcTGTTATCAATTCGATTGAAGCTTGCGCGGCGTCAGTCTAAATAATCGATTCTAATGTTCGCGATCACAGGTATATTACGAGATTACTGGATTAGATAGTAAATTGTTTATAAAATTAAGTGTTGCAGAAAACAAGCTGCACAacaacagctctctctccacgcGGAAATGCGGAGCAACGACGCGTCGTGATTGGCTGCCCCCCTTGTGTACTTCCGGAAACAGATGGATTCGCATCCGCTCCACAGCCTGCATCACTGAGTGATGCCTTGACATTTCTGAggtctttgttaaaaaatatcgCGAAAAACAGCGGTTAAAGATTATTTTGTGCGTGTCTGTTGTAAGCTATGGTGGAGGTAAGAGAATTCTGCTCGTTTCTAAGACATTTAAATCGAAAACAGCACAATTCAACATTCAAAGGCTCATGTCATTCAGGACTTGTTCGTGGAAATATAATTTTGTCCTAAaataatatagttattatttttcaattctaAAAATGTTATATGTGAAACTGTAATTATCACAGTAGTCTTTctatctttcttcctttctttctttctttctttcaatagaacgatatctatctatctatctatctatctatctatctatctatctatctatatggtctatctatctatatgtctctCCTATAGTTTCATAATCTAAACATTTTCTATTGCTTTTATGTGTTTCAGTAGCCACAACACTTTTATACAATATCCTTTTGTACAATTGAATTTGTATTGTTGTATGTACATACTTTGATAGGCTGAAGTCTTTACAATCTTTTTCACAAATCTGTGTTTCAGTTTTGGAACTCCTGGTGATAAAGTGGGTGCCATGCAGAGACGCCACAGCAGCAACACTGAAGGCATGCCGCCAGAAAGGTTGGACTTTACTCATCTGGTCTAAAAGTGTTAACATTTTCCCATCCTACTAAAACAATGATTTATCTGTTCACCAGCATTCGGTTTCAGCATTAGGATTTCTAACCTGAACCGTCCTTAGTTAACCAGCTTCATCAGTTAAGTCACTGTAACATGACAAACAGACTAAGAGGAAGTGACTAAATGCATGGGAATACCTGCATTTTTATCACTGATCAAGTAAACATGAGAAGTTAGAAATGAGATACAAAGCAATTCATGTTATGTAACCTTAGTTgcttaaatgtttgaaatgattaagattttgcagtgtttttgaaaagtttcttgttgctcaccaaggctccatttatttgatcacaaaagcataaaaatattattacacttaaaatgaactgttttctgtttgaactctagtcacatgatccttcataattCATGCTGATATGCTGATTCATATTTACTATCAATGCTGAAACAGATtttgtttcttaatattttagtggaaaccgtgatgcactacctttcaaaagtttatggtaagtaagatttaaaaaaagaagaaagaaagtagtcagtacttttattcagctaggacATACTACATTGAACAGACATGGCAGTAAAGACATATATcatataaagttacaaaatatttctatttcaaacaaatgctgctaCTTtatttcatcaaagaattctaaaaAGAAGtgcatcacaatttccacaaaactatTTTGCAGCAAAAACTgtattcaacattaataataataataagaaccattgtTTAAAATGGAGTACCAATAAAAAtgaagcatattagaatgatttctaaaggatcatgtaacactgacgTTTAAAAAATATGCCAAATAGGAaaattttaaatttcaataatatttcacaacattactctTTGATGTTATGTAGTTATGAGCTGTATTGGAAGCCCAGAactaaaatacaacaacaaataaaaaccaGACCAGTGCTTTAGGCCTGGTAGTTTTAATGCAGCCTGCTTTCTTGTTATTGAAGGAACAGGAGTCAAACTCTCGGTTCAGAGAGCAGTCTTGATGAAGGAGGAGTGTTTGACTGTCTGAAGCCAGACTCTCCTACACCGTCCCAGCAGCTCTTCTCTGGTCTGGTGGGCGTCTCTGCTGGGAACGTGTCCTCAGCTCCTTTCCAGGCTGCGGGGCTGGTTCTGGGTTCTCCACCGGACGTCTTCATCCAGA includes these proteins:
- the LOC113067920 gene encoding UPF0454 protein C12orf49 homolog is translated as MIFVFVTYCVQEERTVRDRTLLEVKDSDHHIQWKVKFLLGNSSRQISQCRNSIQGKSLLTDELGYVCERNDLLVNGCCNVNAPSSSQYVCKSCLANGCCSVYEYCVSCCLQPDKQPLLERFLNRAAEGFQNLFTAVEDHFELCLAKCRTSSQSVQHENTYRNSQAKYCYGESPPELLPV